From a single Maylandia zebra isolate NMK-2024a linkage group LG3, Mzebra_GT3a, whole genome shotgun sequence genomic region:
- the LOC101468399 gene encoding keratinocyte differentiation factor 1-like, translating to MPGHSTGAPRHKYPNSCSRADNHRTNRTISRDSTTSQDSYKDPHGEQIRDHSRYSEGRYGRGRSHPRNGTGRGSETIGFIPGSADSVPSSRQSCASMGWSSCKALICSVLTCGFYGTREPWVNKSSTDHTPKTVGDPRPPNGIAVKTPGMSLEPNNKQPKTPRLPLNDSFRYPDVHIAGQKVKYPVADPKRGRASGKGDNQRPVSSTSLISYEDYDLDEQSDKDIDSLITKKLLELYALHQIDQLAKCTSDSSFSREISELIYSIAQDYNLEDQEAECKLVHGVIRISTRKGKRNKGYLSTGQHHNSRRDGTLPDSGNETMTNTFMSSDFPEVKVSEQTPSDELARKMRNYSGRTYSSSTTMAYSAYHHDTETYSSGAPLIL from the coding sequence ATGCCTGGCCACAGCACAGGGGCTCCACGCCACAAGTACCCCAACTCTTGCTCTAGGGCGGACAACCATCGAACCAACCGGACTATATCCAGGGACAGCACAACCAGCCAAGACTCCTACAAGGATCCTCATGGGGAGCAAATACGTGACCACTCCCGCTATTCAGAGGGCAGGTATGGTCGAGGAAGAAGCCACCCTCGAAACGGCACAGGAAGGGGTTCAGAGACAATAGGATTTATTCCGGGGTCGGCAGACAGCGTGCCGAGCAGCAGGCAGTCCTGTGCCTCCATGGGCTGGAGTAGCTGTAAGGCTCTTATCTGTTCTGTTCTCACCTGTGGATTTTATGGCACCCGGGAGCCCTGGGTTAACAAGAGCTCCACAGACCATACCCCCAAAACGGTCGGTGACCCTCGACCTCCTAACGGCATAGCTGTGAAAACCCCTGGCATGTCTTTGGAGCCCAATAATAAGCAGCCCAAGACCCCCAGGTTGCCCCTGAATGACAGTTTCCGTTACCCAGATGTGCACATAGCAGGTCAGAAGGTAAAGTACCCAGTTGCTGACCCCAAACGGGGTCGCGCATCTGGTAAAGGGGATAACCAGCGGCCGGTCAGCAGCACCAGCCTTATATCCTACGAAGACTACGACTTGGATGAGCAGAGCGACAAAGACATTGACTCTCTGATCACCAAGAAGCTGCTGGAGCTTTACGCCCTGCATCAGATTGACCAGCTGGCCAAGTGCACCTCTGATTCCTCCTTCTCCCGCGAGATCAGCGAGCTCATCTACAGCATCGCTCAGGACTACAACCTGGAGGATCAAGAGGCCGAGTGCAAGCTGGTGCACGGGGTCATCCGCATCAGTACGCGGAAGGGCAAAAGGAACAAGGGCTACCTGTCGACCGGGCAGCATCATAACAGCAGGAGGGATGGGACCCTCCCCGACAGTGGCAACGAGACCATGACAAACACCTTCATGAGCAGTGATTTTCCAGAGGTGAAAGTGTCGGAGCAGACACCATCAGACGAGCTGGCGAGAAAGATGAGAAATTACAGCGGGCGAACATATTCCTCCAGCACTACTATGGCTTACTCAGCGTACCACCACGACACTGAAACCTACTCCTCAGGCGCTCCTCTGATTCTCTAA